From one Agathobaculum sp. NTUH-O15-33 genomic stretch:
- a CDS encoding MFS transporter: protein MSTAPATVDEYTKLSVPKKIGYACGDFACNMSWSLVSAYLVFFLTDVAMINAATVGIIIFISKFWDAINDPVIGSLADHTNSKWGRYRPWIIFACVPMLVFNVLTFTTNPNWSETARTWWGLGMYFILVLLYTMVNVTYSAMPATMTRDTDTRSALSSYRMTGAFLAMTILSFATLRIVNATGGGATGYRKAALIFSAMALPFFIITILSTKEVVQVDMSKSKKVSFISQFKVLKGNWPVIQIAIAYAGWGIIQGGMTFRLYFCTYNAGNDLLYANTQTLQSILGMVGAFAVSYLVPRVKNKGTISGVAFSLIATCALISFFLPITTPVGQALYYVMNIGMGFGTGMMLGNVFGMMPDTAEYTYHKYGVYCAGFVSTFINFMLKVGQAVAISGASFILQIVGYVPNATQSDAVLFTMNFGSHIFVGLFSIVCAIAMFSYKLDKKTYGEIVSNLRERGLAN from the coding sequence ATGAGTACTGCGCCTGCAACAGTCGATGAATATACCAAACTGAGCGTTCCCAAAAAGATCGGTTACGCCTGCGGTGACTTTGCTTGTAATATGAGTTGGTCGCTCGTCAGCGCATATCTGGTGTTTTTCCTGACCGACGTTGCGATGATCAACGCCGCCACGGTCGGTATCATTATTTTTATCTCAAAATTTTGGGATGCGATCAACGATCCGGTCATCGGTTCGCTGGCTGATCATACGAACAGCAAATGGGGCCGCTATCGCCCTTGGATCATCTTTGCTTGCGTCCCCATGCTGGTTTTCAACGTGCTGACCTTTACCACCAACCCTAACTGGTCGGAAACCGCGCGCACGTGGTGGGGCCTTGGCATGTACTTTATTTTGGTGCTGCTGTACACGATGGTGAATGTGACCTATTCGGCGATGCCGGCGACCATGACGCGCGATACGGATACGCGCAGCGCGCTTTCCAGTTACCGCATGACCGGCGCGTTCCTCGCCATGACCATTCTAAGCTTTGCCACACTGCGTATTGTCAATGCGACGGGCGGCGGCGCGACCGGATACCGCAAGGCCGCTTTGATTTTTTCCGCAATGGCGCTGCCGTTCTTTATCATCACGATCCTGTCGACGAAGGAAGTCGTTCAGGTGGACATGAGCAAATCCAAGAAGGTTTCGTTCATTTCGCAGTTCAAGGTTCTCAAGGGCAACTGGCCGGTCATTCAGATCGCCATCGCCTATGCCGGCTGGGGCATTATTCAGGGCGGCATGACTTTCCGCCTGTATTTCTGCACATATAACGCGGGCAACGATCTGCTTTACGCCAATACGCAGACCCTTCAATCCATTCTTGGCATGGTGGGCGCGTTCGCGGTAAGCTATCTGGTGCCTCGCGTGAAAAACAAGGGGACGATAAGCGGCGTAGCGTTCTCGCTGATCGCCACTTGCGCGCTGATTTCGTTCTTTCTTCCGATCACTACGCCTGTCGGTCAGGCGCTCTACTATGTGATGAATATCGGCATGGGCTTCGGCACCGGTATGATGCTGGGCAACGTATTCGGCATGATGCCCGACACGGCGGAGTACACCTATCACAAATACGGCGTTTACTGTGCCGGTTTTGTTTCGACCTTCATTAACTTTATGCTGAAGGTCGGGCAGGCGGTTGCGATTTCGGGCGCGTCCTTTATTCTGCAAATCGTCGGCTATGTGCCGAACGCGACGCAGAGCGACGCCGTGCTTTTCACCATGAATTTCGGCTCGCATATTTTTGTCGGACTGTTCTCCATCGTTTGTGCGATCGCGATGTTCTCCTACAAACTGGATAAGAAGACTTACGGCGAAATCGTCAGCAATCTGCGCGAACGCGGGCTCGCGAATTGA
- a CDS encoding transketolase family protein, whose translation MAGSFNFGEWISARSVIGDALHEIGETNDRLFVCTPDVGMNLKQFRQDFPDRYIDVGIAEQNCVGVAAGLALEGNIPVIMGMLPFLSMRACEQVRTAVCYQNLPVRIIGTGGGLTSGGGSTHNAMEDIAIVKSMVNMTVISICDPNMIRDILHLSMEYPGPMYIRLAQGKKDRQLYEPGAVDFSIGGSVTARDGKDATILAHGEMVGEALDAAEELAKENIDVRVVDMYTIKPFDEAVVRRAVEETGNIVVWEDHLMRGGLASSISDFFVDNAIRPKNFKRFGIPQVYAGFGSGEELRRKYGYDIADVVKAVREMV comes from the coding sequence ATGGCTGGTTCTTTTAATTTTGGGGAATGGATTTCGGCGCGCAGCGTCATTGGCGATGCCTTGCATGAAATCGGCGAGACGAACGACAGGCTGTTTGTCTGCACGCCCGATGTCGGCATGAACCTGAAACAGTTCCGGCAGGACTTTCCGGACCGCTATATAGACGTCGGCATAGCCGAACAGAACTGCGTCGGCGTGGCGGCGGGGCTGGCGCTCGAAGGCAACATCCCGGTCATCATGGGCATGCTTCCGTTTCTGTCAATGCGCGCTTGCGAGCAGGTTCGCACGGCGGTGTGCTATCAGAACCTGCCCGTGCGCATTATCGGCACAGGAGGCGGACTGACCTCGGGCGGCGGCTCTACCCATAATGCGATGGAGGACATTGCGATTGTCAAGTCGATGGTCAACATGACGGTGATTTCCATCTGCGACCCGAACATGATCCGCGACATACTCCATCTTTCGATGGAATATCCGGGGCCGATGTACATCCGTTTGGCACAGGGCAAAAAGGACCGCCAGCTGTATGAACCGGGCGCGGTCGACTTTTCGATCGGCGGCAGCGTGACGGCGCGGGACGGCAAAGACGCGACCATTCTGGCCCACGGCGAAATGGTCGGCGAGGCGCTTGACGCCGCCGAGGAACTGGCGAAAGAAAACATTGATGTGCGCGTGGTCGACATGTACACCATCAAGCCGTTTGATGAAGCCGTGGTGCGTAGGGCGGTCGAAGAGACCGGCAACATCGTCGTGTGGGAGGACCACTTGATGCGCGGCGGCTTGGCGAGCTCCATTTCCGATTTCTTCGTCGACAACGCGATCAGGCCAAAAAACTTCAAGCGCTTCGGCATACCGCAGGTTTACGCGGGTTTTGGCAGCGGCGAAGAACTGCGCCGGAAATACGGCTACGATATTGCCGATGTCGTCAAGGCGGTTCGGGAAATGGTGTGA
- a CDS encoding SWIM zinc finger family protein — MKTIEEFLSAVDIRIYERGVRYYENGMVERLIRDGGHYSAKVHGSDWEPYDVDIQLSEEQEVKDWYCTCPYDGGDVCKHVVAMLLAVQNGKAKEKKTTPRKNKNKPSFSLEPLLSKASKKELAALILEHTKEDARFCANVLFALGAPDEQELSAAKEMIHASIRRNTHRGDIDMRGCDAICNDLDEVLETARRHVERGRFAAAIALALEMLHIGAKLASEADSSSGCLCDTMDYGLELLENAAASLQSGEPKKKQVSFDKILKIALNKTFDDWEDLRYDLLNCAALLADQKSAPKLSTLLDELLAAAGKMEYGREYCMEANMETRFRLIETMEGAKAARDFLSQHLNFDRLRELATIMDMDAGNYKRAEKLCLEKAETTSRNPYGSPSQWHELLCNIYRTAGQEKRLTAQLRTMLLLGKLECYDELKKRLQADGCWEQEYPSLLQSIAASRPCDQYMLILAKESELALLIEQVERNPDTVFIYGNQLAKQYPQRVYALCASQIRSVGELVQNRRDYHKLCSLLEKLIGYGGTAEARQLVMELRETYPRRSALQEELTLLERKAAKQL, encoded by the coding sequence ATGAAAACGATCGAAGAATTCCTGTCCGCTGTGGATATACGCATTTATGAGAGAGGTGTGCGGTATTACGAAAATGGCATGGTCGAGCGTCTCATTCGGGACGGCGGTCACTATTCCGCAAAGGTGCACGGCAGCGACTGGGAGCCGTATGATGTGGATATTCAGCTTTCCGAGGAGCAAGAGGTAAAGGATTGGTATTGCACCTGCCCCTATGATGGCGGGGATGTGTGCAAGCATGTGGTTGCGATGTTGCTCGCTGTGCAGAACGGGAAAGCAAAAGAGAAAAAGACTACGCCTAGAAAAAATAAAAACAAACCTTCGTTTTCGCTGGAACCACTGCTGTCTAAGGCGTCAAAGAAGGAACTTGCGGCATTGATTCTGGAGCACACCAAGGAAGATGCGCGTTTTTGCGCCAATGTCCTATTTGCGCTGGGCGCACCTGATGAGCAGGAACTGAGCGCCGCAAAAGAGATGATACACGCATCCATCCGGCGCAACACGCACAGAGGCGATATTGACATGCGGGGCTGTGACGCAATCTGCAATGATCTGGACGAGGTTCTCGAAACAGCGCGCCGTCACGTGGAGCGCGGGCGGTTTGCCGCGGCCATAGCCCTTGCACTGGAGATGCTGCACATCGGGGCAAAACTGGCCTCTGAGGCGGACAGCAGCTCGGGTTGTCTGTGTGACACGATGGATTACGGATTGGAGCTTTTGGAGAATGCGGCGGCGAGCCTTCAAAGCGGTGAGCCCAAGAAAAAACAGGTTTCCTTTGACAAAATTCTGAAAATCGCGCTTAACAAGACGTTTGACGACTGGGAGGATTTGCGCTACGATCTTTTGAACTGCGCAGCGCTGCTCGCCGATCAGAAAAGCGCGCCCAAGCTGAGCACATTATTGGACGAGCTGCTTGCCGCCGCCGGTAAAATGGAATACGGCAGAGAATATTGCATGGAAGCAAATATGGAAACCCGTTTTCGCCTGATCGAAACCATGGAGGGAGCAAAAGCTGCCAGAGATTTTCTTTCACAGCATCTGAATTTTGATCGGCTTCGGGAGTTGGCGACTATTATGGATATGGACGCCGGGAACTACAAGCGTGCGGAAAAGCTGTGTCTGGAAAAAGCCGAAACAACATCCCGTAATCCCTATGGCTCTCCCAGCCAGTGGCATGAGCTTCTCTGTAATATTTATCGTACTGCCGGACAGGAGAAGAGGCTGACAGCGCAGTTGCGCACTATGCTCCTGCTGGGTAAGCTGGAGTGCTATGATGAACTGAAAAAGCGCCTGCAGGCAGATGGCTGTTGGGAGCAGGAATATCCGTCGCTTTTGCAGTCGATTGCCGCATCGCGCCCCTGCGATCAATACATGTTGATTTTAGCGAAGGAATCGGAGCTTGCGCTTCTGATAGAGCAAGTAGAAAGAAACCCGGATACAGTATTTATTTACGGAAACCAGTTGGCCAAACAATACCCGCAGCGGGTGTATGCGCTGTGCGCGTCACAGATCCGTTCCGTCGGGGAGCTAGTCCAGAATCGGCGGGACTATCATAAGCTGTGCTCACTCCTTGAAAAACTAATCGGTTACGGAGGAACCGCCGAAGCCAGACAGCTGGTCATGGAACTGCGGGAAACATATCCCCGCCGCAGCGCCCTGCAGGAGGAGCTAACGCTTTTGGAGCGAAAGGCGGCCAAACAATTATAA
- a CDS encoding ANTAR domain-containing response regulator — protein sequence MGDKKLRVFIAEDEPIVLMGFEALVKICGHEVVGTALDGQAAIDGIRKQQPDIVIMDIDMPVVDGITAADTVNQEQEIPTIIVTGYRNENYVERACAAGVFAYLQKPIDEYELRSALKIAVSQFEKRRKAEQGQKTAESKLKERIIIERAKGVMMDQFGLTEQQAMKALQKKSADTNTKMAVVAQKIVDVSEKIK from the coding sequence ATGGGTGATAAAAAATTACGGGTGTTCATTGCAGAGGATGAGCCGATCGTACTCATGGGCTTTGAAGCGCTTGTAAAGATATGCGGCCATGAGGTTGTCGGCACCGCGTTGGACGGACAAGCCGCAATCGACGGAATCCGTAAACAACAGCCGGATATTGTGATCATGGATATCGATATGCCGGTAGTGGATGGAATCACGGCGGCGGATACCGTTAATCAAGAACAAGAGATCCCTACGATCATCGTGACCGGCTACCGGAATGAAAACTATGTGGAGCGCGCTTGCGCGGCCGGTGTTTTCGCTTACCTGCAAAAGCCGATAGATGAATATGAGTTGCGCTCGGCCCTCAAAATCGCGGTAAGCCAATTTGAAAAGCGCAGGAAGGCGGAGCAGGGACAGAAAACAGCGGAATCGAAGTTGAAGGAGCGGATTATCATCGAGCGGGCCAAGGGTGTGATGATGGATCAATTTGGCTTAACCGAGCAGCAAGCAATGAAAGCTTTGCAAAAAAAGAGTGCGGATACCAACACCAAAATGGCCGTGGTGGCGCAAAAGATCGTAGATGTAAGCGAGAAAATCAAATGA
- a CDS encoding zinc-dependent alcohol dehydrogenase, protein MAKMKQLWWLDENKIDLIDVDIPAVGPGEVKVKIAYAALCATDVHMVTMGVMGSKPPAPLGHEAAGTLVELSTEAEAAGYKLGDKVTMFPVSHCGECEWCKKGMTQYCIHSKPTGAFAEYVVTDVKTIYKLPDSAELRDYAIVEPTNCCLRAMDLAPIRHGATVCVAGVGGIGSIMLNQVLLSGAARITVIDPVPEKRELALSMGAQYVIDPFHEDAAARAMEITGGLGFDYVFEMSGSPKAAATPIEILARCGTAVYFAVFPPQFEMPLNLHALYMKEGRIQTVFTTTTIMNRSINMIERMQTDKIIGKVMPLSEAVESFEVFKTAKYPKILLDCSKT, encoded by the coding sequence ATGGCAAAAATGAAGCAGCTTTGGTGGCTGGATGAGAACAAGATCGATCTGATCGACGTGGATATTCCGGCGGTGGGGCCGGGGGAAGTCAAAGTAAAGATCGCCTACGCCGCGCTTTGCGCGACCGATGTCCATATGGTCACCATGGGCGTGATGGGCAGTAAGCCGCCCGCGCCGCTTGGACATGAGGCGGCGGGCACGCTCGTTGAACTGAGCACGGAGGCCGAGGCCGCGGGCTATAAGCTGGGCGACAAGGTGACGATGTTCCCCGTTTCCCATTGCGGCGAATGCGAATGGTGTAAAAAGGGCATGACGCAGTACTGCATCCATTCCAAGCCGACCGGCGCGTTCGCGGAATACGTCGTTACCGACGTTAAGACTATTTACAAACTGCCCGACAGCGCGGAACTGCGCGATTACGCGATCGTTGAACCAACAAACTGCTGTCTGCGCGCGATGGATTTGGCGCCCATCCGCCACGGTGCGACCGTGTGCGTCGCGGGTGTCGGCGGCATAGGCTCGATCATGCTCAATCAGGTCTTACTTTCGGGCGCGGCGCGCATTACGGTGATCGACCCGGTGCCCGAAAAGCGTGAGCTGGCGCTTTCGATGGGCGCGCAGTATGTAATTGACCCGTTTCATGAAGACGCGGCCGCCCGCGCAATGGAGATAACCGGCGGTTTGGGTTTTGACTACGTGTTTGAAATGTCCGGCTCGCCCAAGGCGGCCGCGACGCCGATCGAGATTTTGGCGCGCTGCGGCACCGCCGTTTACTTTGCGGTGTTCCCGCCCCAGTTTGAAATGCCGCTCAACCTGCATGCGTTGTATATGAAGGAAGGCCGCATTCAAACGGTGTTCACCACGACGACGATCATGAACCGTTCGATCAACATGATCGAACGGATGCAAACCGATAAGATCATCGGCAAGGTCATGCCGCTGAGCGAAGCGGTTGAGAGTTTCGAGGTGTTTAAAACCGCGAAATACCCCAAAATCCTATTGGATTGCAGTAAGACGTAA